The DNA sequence agcctaaGTATGCGTGTGCCAAGCTTTTctccaaatgcaattcttgaggtggagtaactctgcacgATCACgatcgaaccaggggctgaacctatTTTTAATCTTAATTTTCATTATGGGGgcatttgttaacaataccactgaaaatataaaaaggggggatcaagctgattctatacctttttacagaggccagttcatgaagggaggcttgctcattaaagttttttagcaagcgtctatgacaactGACGGATATTATCAcaattgagcaagaggacaagtacattagagtgtctagtttgagaaacagacgcctcacaagtcctcaactggtagcttcattaaatagtatccacaaaacaccagtctcaatgtcaacagtgaagaggtgactccgggatgctgaccttttaggtagagttcctctgtccagtgtctgtgttcttaatattttatttttattggccagtctgagatatggctttttctttgcaactctgcctagaaggccagccacttctacattaatgtggatgctaccattaTTAGGAATAGTCCTGAattaattgtgaataatgatgagtgaaaaAATTACATATGCACAAATACCATACCCCCAAAGAATTCTGTCATGTCTTTGGGGTAGGATATATGAACTcactcattattcacgattcattcaggattttccgttaatgtagaagtgtttagaagcatattctattcttatttacaataaaagtgactccaaaatgacacaatacattatttaccattaatttctattggggacaaaatcatctgaaacacaaccaaaacaaacagcaaatgcatctaACAGAtgtgtagtcacaagcttgatgtagtcattgtgtgttatgaatatgggaccaaagacttcactttttactactttaatacacatataagggaatttgtcccaatacttttagcCCAGTAAAatggaggggactaagtacaaatagtgctttaatttctaaacagttcaccAGATTttgatgaaaataccctcaatttaaagctgacagtctgaaCTTTAACCTCAAAGTCCTtctatcatttcaaatccaaagtgtgggagtacagagccaaaacaacaacaaaacatacttTGGAGCTCAATGTACGACTAATAAAAATTGAAACTAATAAAGCCAAATTATTCAGTCCTGTGAGATAAGCCTAAAACAGCCTTTGTCTGACTGTGAATGTAGGCCTGCCGCATAGAcatgggaagtaggggtgctgagggtgctacTGCAACCCCCTGAAAAATCGGAATAATGGCAACAACAAAACCGACATAGCCATCTGCAGTGCGGGCAAAAAGTTTCCCCCGTCAGACTTCTATGGCCtgcctccatccttccatcaggCTTTATGCCTTGGTGATAAATGTGCACCTTTTACATCTTATTATTTttaacaaccacaacaacagagCAAATAATAAGCCGTTTTGCTTGCCATTCATTTAATATAATTGATGTAGCctattgaatacatttcaatacAAAAATACACAAACATTTGAAAACTAAATGGACTTTTATAACGCCAGAAAAACATATTGTATGGTCGAGTAATAACAATACAATTGTGGAAATGGTAGCCTGTGCAGAACGTGTCCAACTGACCACTTTCCCATTGAAAGTcttggtcactctgacaaccTGCTCTAATAATGCATGTCCATGTAACGTAAAACCATGAAGAGGTGCATTCTGAGATACAAATATTCATGGATGTTTAAATGGCTTCATGACCACCAGTCAGCTTGAAGAAGAGCTCCTGGTTCAACACCTCGGCCTGCTCTTTGGTGCGTGTGGCCATGAAGATGTAGCCCCCAATGTACTCGTGCACAATCTTGCAGGTTGCAGTCACACAGCTGAAGGCAATGTTCACATTGCCATTGAACTCAATGGCCATCTGGAATAAAGAAAAGAGGTTTAACAATCGATTCCACTTATAGGTCTTCTTCAGATAAACATTTAAGTCATAATTAGTTGGTATATATTTGATACAATACAGTAGACAGACCTAGTAAGATATAGATGAAGACACATTAGGCAGACAGTGAGATGTCTCACCTGTTGAATATCCCAGTTGACATTCCACTGCCTCATGGTGTTGTATCTCCATGTCTTCACCACATCTCCTATGCTGAGGTCAATGCGGATGAGACGGTTGTTGGTGACCCCAAGGACTTCATCTTTACGGCATCCCTTAAACCTGTGATTATACAGGAAATGTGTAGAACTTGGGTCATTTCAAGTGAGAAAAGATGTAGTGCTATGCTGACAAGGCGGATAGATGGAAAATATTTGACAAAAGGACAAGTACTCACCTCACCACAAAATAGGACACCCCAAAGTCGGGTAGACCCTGCCAGATTTGAAGAAACCTGAGGAGGGCATCTGTTAGAGGGAGCTGGGCCACATTCTGATAGGCTTCCAGGATGCGTGGAGTAAGCTGACAGAACAGAGGAATGGTTAGAATCACTGGAGACAAGTTTGAACGTTATGGTTGATTCTATTATCCTACattctgtaatattataatataatataatataataataatagtaatattaTGCAAGTTTCCCCCAGATCGCCATGACTATTACCTGTTTGGCTTTGTACTTTTTGTGGTAGCGTGGGGATACAAGGCTGTATGTGTTGATGCTGTCATCAGTCTGAGCAGTATTGGCCCCAGGGTTGGTTCGCTGCATGGCCAGGAAGGACTGGATATTCTGCACCTCACTAGAGAAAGAGCTATCTGCTAGTGTCTTCCCTTTGGAGGCTAAACGGCAAGCTGCCATCCACCTGCTGTACTGCAGCTCCTAGTGACAGGAGATTAATGGACATCAGATGGAAATATACCATAGCCGAGCATGACATAGCAGGACTTAGAACATTTATATGTAGCAGTTGAGTCTATTCCTTGGAAAAGGTTGCATAGGATGATATGAATAGCTTCTCATTCATGGGAAGAATTCTGTAAACAGAGTGAGCTGAGAGTTGAGTTCCTTACATTCTCACAGCGTAGGTAGACTTCGTTCATGCCCTCAGCCCCAGGGATCAGCAGTCTGATGCAGAACTTCTGACCAGCCACACTAACGTCTGGGGCCACCTCACAGCCTGGGGAGCACAACAGTGTCTTAAGTGGCCAGGTTAGACTCACTTGGCTTATTGAAGTCATCAGCGATTCATTATATCTACCATAATATTGATTGGCCCAGAAGTGAAATCTTGTGTCAAACGTAATTTCTGAAGCTCTACGTACTAGAATGGATGCTGTATGTACACATCTTTGCAGTGGTATCAGCTTGTGTGGTTGCGAAAATGTGGGCTGAGTCTATGTGCATGTAGCTAGGTGTGCAGTTTCCCAACAGCGTATGTCAGTGCATTTTACCTTTGAGGTTCATCTGCTGAATGGGTTCCTTGAGGCTCTCCTCTTTACTCTTGTAGTAGGagatggatgtgttgttgaatgCGAACCAGAACTGTTTATAGCCCTTTAGTGTCAGTCTTTTTGGTCTAGGTCAGAGAAAGTGAGATAAAACAAAGTACTACTAAAATGCTAACGTTTTTCTGCAACATTGGAAAGGGTATGCAGttgaatgtgtgtgagtgtgcatgtcaATATAACTGTGGCTGCATCGTAGTGTGTGTTTGCTTGGGAGTGTGTGGGTGAGTATGCCTATGTCTCATAGAAACTCCTCAAGACTATCCAAAAGTCTCATATATCTTGCGTGATCGATATCCAATCTAAACTCCAAGGCAGGAAAAGGTTGTCACTGGCAGAAAGATGGATCTGAAATCAGAGGGCATTCAGCCAGCCAACAATGATGTACATTGTCAACCCATCTTACCTGAAGATTTTCAAGTAGTCCTGCAGCTCTGGTGCTACCGTCATTGTTTGCTGTGTAGAGATAAAATCACCTGTCTATTTTGTGTtttcatgtgcagttgcaattcAACTTCTTTCCTGCTGCCTTACAAATCGGCTATGGCCACAGCTACAGACCGTTACAGTATagtgttttgcatgtcagcaatcaagttttcaagatatatcACTTTAAAAATActgaaatacagccggtatgatgCATTTAGCATCATATGATGCAATATGATGCTAAATGTATCATACCGGCTAAATGCATCATACCGCTGTATTTCTGCATTTTGAAAGTtctatatcttgaaaacttgattgttgacatgcaaaacattttgggactatatcaacaatggactaatgaaacaaatacctaAAGATAGTTTTTGAGTGGAATTTTcctttaaccttaaccttaaccaaacccttaaccttaaccctaacctcattTGAACCAATTCTGAGACGAAAAATTGGTTTGCAGGTCAGGAGTGTCCGTATAGCCTTTACCGACTCAGAGGGACTAACCAGCATGTCTGCAGTGATACTCTCCTCCGCTTCCATCTTCACCTCCAAACACTGAAGGGCAGAGTCAAGATCATCCATGGCAGGACATGATGTCATCGGCTGGGGCTCTGACAGAGACACCTTACCAATGTGGTACTGAGgatagtgtacacacacacaaagcacatACACAAACGTATAACATTGTGAAAGAGAGGGGAAGCAATGTGTCACAGACAGGGAAAAACCTTTGGTGCCATTTCAATCAGTCGTTGTTTACCTGAAGGGCAGCAAAGAGCATCATCTCTTCCTCTGTGCAGTCAACATCCTCCAGCAAGATGGCCCAGCGAGCCTGCTCATACAGCTGGGTCAGACGGACCGCATCATACTGGAGACGGAGACAAGGCAGATAAAGTGACAGATTACACACAGCCAAATTCATGGCCACCATGAGGTAAACAAAGGAAATAATCGATAGCCCTTCAGAAAGTGTGGTGTAGGCCTACCTTTGGATCCAGGTCATGGAAGCAGTAATATTTGAAGCGTAGTAGCAGCCTGTCAtgctcctgcactccctgttggAGCAGAGAACGAGACGAATCCAGCCATCTAATGAAAATAAGAAAACACAGATTTAATTACACCCTCAATCGCACAGAGTAACCTACATAAACATATCTATGTGTGCTGTGCCCACATAAACAAGACACGCACCTGCTGTGAACTTGTGCCTTGTCCATAAGGCTGGTGGGACGGAGCATCTTGGTGATAGTCTCAGGAGCAGGTGCAGGTAGGCTGACAGACAACATCTTATACACAGCCTCAGTCTGCAGTGAGTCAGCAAAGTGCATAGGCATGCCATTGGACAGGGTGTGAGCTGGACCTGTTGTTATTACATATGCAGTTAGGATATGTTACACAGTATTTGGTATGTGCTGTACAGTGAAAGATACTGTACGGAATGTTACTCAGCCATTTAGAAATTTGAAGTGTACCTCCAATTCGACTGGACCTACCTGATGAGGTCCGAAGGCCTGTTAGATCGTATACTACTTCCTCTTCTGCCTCCTTgtcttttttctttttcttcaCCTGTATTGGCCGTAACAACGACAGCTCCTCTGGGTGACGCAGGTCTGAGGATGACCAGAGGGAAGCAGTGTAAGGGGCTACGGATGAACATCTGCAACAATAAGAAGAATCTCTTACTTTATTTAGGTGGGAACTCTTCTTCATATATTTACTTACTCAGCAGATGACAGACCCCCATGACCGTTTGGAAGACTGGACGAGAGAAGCAGGCCTGAAGCCTCAGGGTGGTCCCGTTGGGTAGCCCCAGTCTTAGAGGCTTGTGCTGGGGGGTGAGGCTCAGGCGAGCGTCGGCATGGATTTCATACTTCTCAAGGGTCCAGGATGGTCGGAGCAGC is a window from the Oncorhynchus keta strain PuntledgeMale-10-30-2019 chromosome 6, Oket_V2, whole genome shotgun sequence genome containing:
- the LOC118385087 gene encoding fermitin family homolog 3, which codes for MAAWDLSVTVEELGPEAPPLKVSVTSDLHIGGVILKIVEKTQIKKDWSDHALWWEQKQQWLLRPSWTLEKYEIHADARLSLTPQHKPLRLGLPNGTTLRLQACFSRPVFQTVMGVCHLLNLRHPEELSLLRPIQVKKKKKDKEAEEEVVYDLTGLRTSSGPAHTLSNGMPMHFADSLQTEAVYKMLSVSLPAPAPETITKMLRPTSLMDKAQVHSRWLDSSRSLLQQGVQEHDRLLLRFKYYCFHDLDPKYDAVRLTQLYEQARWAILLEDVDCTEEEMMLFAALQYHIGKVSLSEPQPMTSCPAMDDLDSALQCLEVKMEAEESITADMLQTMTVAPELQDYLKIFRPKRLTLKGYKQFWFAFNNTSISYYKSKEESLKEPIQQMNLKGCEVAPDVSVAGQKFCIRLLIPGAEGMNEVYLRCENELQYSRWMAACRLASKGKTLADSSFSSEVQNIQSFLAMQRTNPGANTAQTDDSINTYSLVSPRYHKKYKAKQLTPRILEAYQNVAQLPLTDALLRFLQIWQGLPDFGVSYFVVRFKGCRKDEVLGVTNNRLIRIDLSIGDVVKTWRYNTMRQWNVNWDIQQMAIEFNGNVNIAFSCVTATCKIVHEYIGGYIFMATRTKEQAEVLNQELFFKLTGGHEAI